A part of Bufo bufo chromosome 7, aBufBuf1.1, whole genome shotgun sequence genomic DNA contains:
- the RPUSD4 gene encoding mitochondrial RNA pseudouridine synthase RPUSD4 isoform X1, with translation MSLSPRFRVSADGSVLRRRVSGSAHEAVTQYRTLEKSSGASLLELRPLTGVKHQLRAHLAMALNCPVLGDHKYSHWGRLAPQKLPQPLLRALGLTSPQTRSLLLHLHAAQITLPSTAGRDPVVLHCSPPKHFLRTLRKLQIPAPRLQHSEDPPEDEAT, from the exons ATGTCTCTATCCCCGCGGTTCCGGGTCTCGGCGGACGGTTCTGTGCTGAGGCGTCGTGTCAGTGGTTCTGCTCATGAGGCGGTGACACAGTACAGGACGCTAGAGAAGTCATCTGGAGCGTCGTTACTGGAGCTGCGGCCGCTCACAG GAGTGAAGCATCAGCTCCGGGCTCACCTCGCCATGGCTTTGAACTGTCCTGTTCTTGGAGACCACAAGTATTCCCACTGGGGGCGCCTGGCTCCGCAG AAGCTGCCGCAGCCCCTGCTCCGCGCCCTCGGCCTGACGTCACCGCAGACCCGCTCCCTTCTCCTCCATCTTCATGCTGCCCAGATCACACTGCCATCCACCGCTGGGCGTGACCCCGTTGTTTTGCACTGTTCTCCCCCTAAACACTTCCTGAGGACTCTCCGTAAACTGCAGATCCCGGCCCCCCGCCTGCAGCACAGTGAGGACCCCCCAGAAGACGAGGCCACTTAG